The Streptomyces sp. NBC_01689 genome includes a window with the following:
- a CDS encoding IS110 family transposase, whose translation MNDSDETDVFLGLDVGKTTHHGHGLTPAGKKVFDKQLPNTEPKLRDVFEKLKTKFGTVLVIVDQPASIGALPLTVARDTGCKVAYLPGLAMRRIADLYPGEAKTDAKDAAVIADAARTMPHTLRSLELTDEITAELTVLVGFDQDLAAEATRTSNRIRGLLTQFHPSLERVLGPRLDHSAVTWLLERYGSPAALRKAGRRKLVEVIRPKAPRMATRLIDDVFDALDEQTVVVPGTGTLDIVIPSLARSLGAVHEQRRAAQAQITALLEDHPLSKVLTSLPGVGVRTAAALLVTVGDGTSFPTAAHLASYAGLAPTTKSSGTSIHGEHAPRGGNRQLKRAMFLSAFAALHDPASRTYYDKCRTRGKTHTQALLRLARQRINVLFAMLRDGTFYEPRTPRLA comes from the coding sequence TTGAACGACAGCGACGAGACAGACGTCTTCCTCGGTTTGGACGTCGGCAAGACCACCCACCACGGGCACGGGCTCACCCCGGCCGGCAAGAAGGTCTTCGACAAGCAGCTGCCCAACACCGAACCGAAGCTGCGGGACGTCTTCGAGAAGCTGAAGACCAAGTTCGGCACCGTCCTGGTGATCGTCGACCAGCCCGCCTCCATCGGCGCCCTCCCGCTGACGGTCGCCCGGGACACCGGCTGCAAGGTCGCCTATCTGCCCGGCCTGGCCATGCGGCGGATCGCCGACCTCTACCCCGGCGAGGCGAAAACCGACGCGAAGGACGCCGCGGTGATTGCGGACGCGGCCCGCACCATGCCGCACACCCTGCGCTCGCTGGAACTCACCGACGAGATCACAGCCGAGCTGACCGTGCTCGTCGGCTTCGACCAGGACCTCGCCGCCGAGGCCACCCGCACATCCAACAGGATCCGCGGCCTGCTCACCCAGTTCCACCCCAGCCTCGAGCGGGTCCTCGGCCCACGCCTGGACCACAGCGCCGTGACCTGGCTGCTGGAACGCTACGGATCTCCGGCGGCCCTGCGGAAAGCTGGGCGACGCAAGCTTGTTGAAGTGATCCGGCCCAAGGCCCCGCGCATGGCGACACGCCTGATCGACGACGTCTTCGACGCACTCGACGAGCAGACCGTCGTGGTCCCGGGCACCGGCACCCTCGACATCGTGATCCCATCCCTGGCCCGCTCGCTCGGCGCCGTTCACGAACAAAGACGGGCGGCACAAGCCCAGATCACAGCCCTGCTGGAGGATCACCCTCTTTCCAAGGTCCTGACGTCGCTGCCCGGCGTCGGCGTCAGGACCGCCGCTGCATTGCTGGTCACCGTCGGCGACGGAACCAGCTTCCCCACCGCCGCCCATCTGGCCTCCTACGCCGGCCTCGCCCCGACAACAAAGTCGTCGGGGACCTCGATCCACGGCGAACACGCGCCCAGAGGCGGCAACCGGCAGCTCAAACGCGCGATGTTCCTGTCCGCGTTCGCCGCTCTGCACGATCCCGCCTCCCGCACCTACTACGACAAATGCCGCACCAGAGGAAAGACCCACACGCAAGCCCTCCTCCGGCTCGCCCGACAACGCATCAACGTGCTCTTCGCCATGCTCCGCGACGGCACCTTCTACGAACCCAGAACCCCACGCCTCGCTTGA
- a CDS encoding HEAT repeat domain-containing protein — protein MKRSDDLLAGLDDIDWAALGHAYGSAEDVPGQLRTVCGPDQEARESAIRSLFSNIFHQGTRYSASPYAVPFLTRIAAAGPAGARADALLLLTRLAVDWHDEYDLPLGIDTVAWRAAAISPEDNLRWYDGQIAAETDEKRLKNLREGRAYCAAGHPVDAREGALRSYDAVRAQLPVLLELLGNRDPEIRTKTAYLLGWFPEEADATLLPLLACLDGERDPVCVATVLIAVGLIADHDPHGRLRHHLDHEHPLPRWAAATALTRLLAAHPATAPGLPPAERIAAELAAFGAGPAPETPTAHHAGDLHSYTVRSLLHLMGAAEDPDGVLLEIVRALPRIEETGVVPRPLAVRVENLLEALFDPADTVPVFAELSPGRRELLRVLAELLTAADFQPVPFGSDLHERFTQYGLPGTRPALRAYVGLSTEGEDPSAPLPDPWAPFRNH, from the coding sequence ATGAAGCGATCCGACGATCTCCTGGCAGGGCTGGACGACATCGACTGGGCAGCCCTGGGACATGCCTACGGCAGCGCCGAGGACGTGCCCGGCCAGCTCCGGACGGTGTGCGGGCCGGACCAGGAGGCCCGGGAGAGCGCCATCCGCAGCCTGTTCAGCAACATCTTCCACCAGGGCACCCGATACTCGGCCTCTCCGTACGCCGTGCCGTTCCTCACCCGAATCGCTGCCGCGGGCCCGGCAGGCGCCCGGGCCGACGCGCTGCTGCTGCTGACCCGTCTGGCCGTTGACTGGCACGACGAGTACGACCTCCCGCTCGGCATCGACACCGTCGCGTGGCGCGCCGCAGCCATCAGCCCCGAAGACAATCTGCGCTGGTACGACGGGCAGATCGCCGCCGAGACCGACGAGAAGCGGCTGAAGAACCTGCGCGAGGGACGGGCGTACTGTGCGGCGGGGCACCCCGTCGACGCCCGCGAGGGCGCACTGCGCTCCTATGATGCGGTCCGCGCCCAGCTTCCCGTCCTGCTCGAACTGCTCGGCAACCGGGACCCGGAAATCCGCACCAAGACCGCGTACCTCCTCGGCTGGTTCCCCGAGGAGGCCGACGCCACGCTGCTCCCATTGCTGGCCTGCCTCGACGGCGAGCGGGACCCCGTCTGCGTCGCCACGGTCCTCATCGCGGTCGGGCTGATCGCCGACCACGACCCGCACGGCCGACTCCGGCACCACCTCGACCACGAGCACCCCTTGCCGCGCTGGGCCGCCGCCACCGCCCTGACCCGTTTGCTGGCCGCACACCCGGCCACCGCGCCCGGCCTGCCGCCGGCGGAGCGCATCGCCGCCGAGCTGGCGGCCTTCGGCGCCGGGCCGGCCCCCGAGACCCCTACCGCCCACCACGCGGGCGACCTGCACAGCTACACCGTCCGCAGTCTGCTGCACCTGATGGGCGCCGCCGAGGACCCGGACGGGGTCCTCCTGGAGATCGTCCGCGCCCTGCCCCGTATCGAGGAGACCGGAGTCGTGCCCCGCCCGCTGGCCGTCCGCGTCGAGAACCTGCTGGAAGCCTTGTTCGACCCCGCGGACACCGTACCGGTGTTCGCCGAGCTCTCCCCAGGACGCCGGGAGTTGCTGAGGGTCCTGGCCGAGCTGCTGACCGCCGCGGACTTCCAGCCCGTGCCGTTCGGCTCAGACCTCCACGAGCGGTTCACCCAGTACGGCCTCCCCGGTACCCGCCCCGCCCTACGCGCCTACGTCGGACTGTCCACCGAAGGTGAAGACCCAAGCGCTCCCCTCCCCGATCCCTGGGCACCGTTCCGCAACCACTGA
- a CDS encoding replication-relaxation family protein: protein MGGSLTYPYGSTSLVRGHVLAALGVLKVASADQIRRLTCPGHKDSKGVRNACLDLAKHGLTQSDGYARDGQKLWGLTTLGLTAAAETLGRPAADMGGTARGAARSGAPHAMAVNETVIALTGTQPVPTRPILRTTPTPGTLAGSGTAAASPVPAGFGSVTSWATEVVHPMPGASRTRASVRTDAVLRAAEDGLPALLVEVDRCTEADDVLAAKFARYREFFRVQVKDHSVAVSHGGQHVPLWESFYPPTGRDGYPPIAVVFDPGTRLGEQALKNRMNRVLELTRDHWSGKYERRGGYGGEEPDGYVDYKDAIPVLFTTLTRLQDSGPQAAVWWRCGHRSWETLTDALDNPRDVRAWRRRERERHKARQAREAREREERRPAANEGWDGPRVPEQPEPATPPCQTCGGPLGGLGIDDPSASPPDGRNCASCRDVDAAIQPPMGLFKALFGRPDKDTPPQPPTGL from the coding sequence GTGGGTGGTTCGCTGACGTATCCGTACGGGTCGACCAGCTTGGTGCGCGGGCACGTGCTCGCGGCGCTGGGTGTGCTGAAGGTGGCGAGCGCGGATCAGATCCGCCGGCTGACCTGTCCCGGCCACAAGGACAGCAAGGGCGTGCGCAACGCCTGCCTCGATCTCGCCAAGCACGGGCTGACGCAGTCGGACGGCTACGCCCGGGACGGGCAGAAGCTGTGGGGCCTGACCACCCTCGGCCTGACCGCCGCAGCCGAGACTCTCGGACGTCCTGCTGCGGACATGGGCGGCACCGCACGCGGAGCGGCCCGCTCGGGGGCCCCGCACGCGATGGCCGTCAATGAAACCGTCATCGCCCTCACCGGCACCCAGCCCGTCCCCACCCGCCCAATCCTGCGCACCACCCCAACCCCCGGGACACTCGCGGGATCCGGCACGGCGGCCGCGTCGCCGGTTCCGGCGGGGTTCGGGTCGGTGACGTCGTGGGCGACGGAGGTCGTGCACCCCATGCCCGGCGCGAGCCGGACCCGCGCCTCGGTGCGCACGGACGCCGTCCTGCGGGCTGCGGAGGACGGCCTGCCCGCGCTGCTGGTGGAGGTGGACCGGTGCACGGAGGCCGACGACGTCCTGGCGGCCAAGTTCGCCCGCTACCGCGAGTTCTTCCGTGTACAGGTGAAGGACCACTCCGTCGCCGTGTCCCACGGGGGCCAGCACGTGCCGTTGTGGGAGAGCTTCTACCCGCCGACCGGCCGCGACGGGTATCCGCCGATCGCGGTGGTCTTCGACCCCGGCACCAGGCTGGGAGAGCAAGCGCTCAAGAACCGGATGAACCGGGTCTTGGAGCTGACCCGCGACCACTGGTCGGGCAAGTATGAGAGGCGCGGCGGATACGGCGGTGAGGAGCCGGACGGCTACGTCGACTACAAAGATGCCATCCCGGTCCTGTTCACCACCCTGACCCGCCTCCAGGACTCCGGCCCACAAGCCGCGGTGTGGTGGCGCTGCGGACACCGCAGCTGGGAAACCCTCACCGACGCCCTCGACAACCCCCGCGACGTCCGCGCCTGGCGCCGCCGTGAAAGGGAACGCCACAAAGCCCGGCAAGCCCGGGAAGCGAGGGAGCGAGAGGAGCGGCGGCCGGCTGCCAACGAAGGTTGGGACGGGCCGCGCGTGCCCGAACAGCCCGAACCCGCGACCCCGCCCTGCCAGACCTGCGGCGGCCCGCTCGGGGGGCTGGGCATTGACGATCCTTCCGCCTCGCCGCCGGACGGCCGTAACTGCGCATCCTGTCGCGACGTCGATGCAGCCATACAACCCCCGATGGGGCTGTTCAAAGCCCTCTTCGGCCGCCCCGACAAGGACACCCCACCCCAGCCCCCGACCGGGCTGTAA
- a CDS encoding MFS transporter, with protein sequence MNTLRDPGLFRNRDFSLLLSGQLVSAVGDQAHFMALPLIVLALTGSATQAGYVLGLGTLSFLLFGLIAGALVDRWDRKATMIWCEVGRAVLTAGVAVALWLNRLTLPQLYATALLAGVLTTLFQVANTAALPNVVGPRQLSAALGYSQSAAGAVGIFGAPLAGALYAVGRTVPFTLNAVSFAVSAASLRLMRARFQVDRQDVRTTSPLTTEIREGIGWLWRQPVIRFLTLVSAADKVRYGAGYLLIITLARQAGASPLWIGLIFSGAAVGAMAGALVSDRVTRRFPLGRIAVVMLWLEALMFPLYALAPNPLTLAAVAAAESLVAPVYAVAMTTHQLAITPDELRGRATSAVSTLTTGALSIGTLAGGALITTLGSKPLVWVCGGWLLILALLTTANRAVRQAPPAGALPQRQATDTAETADTPG encoded by the coding sequence TTGAATACTCTTCGCGATCCCGGCCTGTTCCGGAATCGGGACTTCTCGCTGCTACTGAGCGGCCAGTTGGTCTCTGCTGTCGGCGACCAGGCTCACTTCATGGCCTTGCCGCTGATCGTGCTGGCCCTTACCGGGTCGGCCACTCAAGCCGGGTACGTACTCGGCCTGGGCACCCTTTCCTTCCTGCTGTTCGGCCTGATTGCCGGCGCCCTGGTCGACCGGTGGGACCGTAAGGCCACCATGATCTGGTGTGAGGTTGGCCGGGCCGTACTCACCGCCGGCGTCGCCGTCGCACTCTGGCTGAACAGGCTCACCCTGCCCCAGCTGTATGCGACAGCGCTGCTTGCCGGGGTCCTGACCACTCTCTTCCAGGTGGCGAACACAGCCGCGCTGCCCAACGTGGTTGGTCCTCGACAGCTGTCCGCTGCGCTCGGCTACTCGCAGTCCGCCGCCGGCGCGGTGGGCATCTTCGGGGCCCCACTCGCCGGCGCGCTCTACGCCGTCGGCCGGACTGTGCCATTCACCCTCAACGCGGTCTCCTTCGCGGTGTCAGCGGCCTCGCTGCGCCTGATGCGCGCTCGATTCCAAGTGGACCGACAGGACGTTCGGACAACATCGCCTCTAACCACCGAGATCCGAGAAGGCATCGGCTGGCTCTGGCGCCAGCCGGTCATCCGCTTCCTCACTCTCGTCTCGGCCGCTGACAAAGTGCGCTACGGCGCCGGCTACCTGTTGATCATCACCCTCGCCCGGCAGGCGGGAGCCTCGCCACTGTGGATCGGCCTCATCTTCAGCGGCGCGGCCGTTGGCGCCATGGCGGGGGCGCTGGTCTCGGACAGGGTCACGCGCCGCTTTCCGCTGGGCCGCATCGCCGTGGTGATGCTGTGGCTGGAGGCACTGATGTTCCCGCTGTACGCTCTCGCGCCCAACCCGCTGACACTGGCAGCGGTCGCAGCCGCGGAGTCGTTGGTGGCTCCGGTCTATGCCGTGGCCATGACCACCCACCAACTGGCCATCACCCCCGATGAGCTGCGCGGCCGGGCAACGAGCGCAGTCTCCACGCTCACCACGGGAGCCTTGTCGATCGGCACGCTCGCAGGCGGCGCGCTGATCACCACGCTGGGTTCCAAGCCGCTTGTCTGGGTCTGCGGCGGATGGCTTCTCATCCTGGCCCTCCTCACCACTGCCAACCGTGCAGTGCGGCAGGCGCCACCAGCGGGCGCACTTCCACAGCGGCAGGCCACCGACACGGCCGAGACCGCCGATACGCCTGGCTGA
- a CDS encoding DUF6233 domain-containing protein — MSELPPDPARLRAILAHLDKQLADTDTIRTYLHLQREEVQRALHAAAQPARPPRPQRQARPTLAPAPFPSLTERHPNGPTGTGDGYMLEIKRHPKDPEPAILHIDSCTRATRKTSPITPDEFRVALRDTEYVQTCSYCRPEDKPDDATG; from the coding sequence ATGTCCGAGCTGCCGCCTGATCCCGCCCGCCTCCGCGCGATCCTCGCCCACCTCGACAAGCAGCTCGCCGACACCGACACCATCCGCACCTACCTGCATCTGCAGCGCGAGGAAGTACAGCGCGCCCTCCACGCCGCCGCGCAGCCGGCCCGCCCACCGCGGCCGCAGCGGCAGGCACGGCCGACCCTGGCACCCGCGCCATTCCCCAGCCTCACCGAACGGCACCCCAACGGCCCCACCGGGACGGGAGACGGCTACATGCTGGAGATCAAACGCCACCCCAAAGACCCCGAGCCCGCCATCCTCCACATCGACAGCTGCACCCGGGCCACCCGGAAAACATCACCGATCACCCCAGACGAGTTCCGCGTCGCACTCCGCGACACCGAATACGTCCAGACCTGCAGCTACTGCCGGCCGGAAGACAAGCCCGACGACGCTACCGGCTGA